A window of Scophthalmus maximus strain ysfricsl-2021 chromosome 10, ASM2237912v1, whole genome shotgun sequence contains these coding sequences:
- the LOC118283381 gene encoding transmembrane protein 121, which translates to MVPPPPTNKPHVCLSTILIMSSMALIDAYLVEQNHGPRKIGICIMVMVGDICFLIVLRYVAVWVGAEVRTAKRGYAMILWFLYIFVLEIKVYFVYQNYKADRKSLDALARKALTLLLSVCIPLLFVVLVAIDHMEYVRAFKKREEIRNRLFWVVVDLLDILDIQANLWEPQKKGLPLWAEGLMFFYCYILLLVLPCVSLSEISMQGINIVPHKMLLYPILSLVTINIITLFIRGGNMILYRDARVSGILIGKNILAIILKTCSFVQYRRQLQNAPPAFGVELQKNSGAHARPAPTPPQVVIQDQTALPEVTTCEHT; encoded by the coding sequence ATGGTACCCCCACCTCCCACCAACAAGCCCCACGTGTGCCTGTCCACCATCCTGATCATGAGCAGCATGGCGCTGATCGATGCCTACCTGGTGGAGCAGAACCATGGACCACGCAAGATTGGCATCTGCATCATGGTGATGGTGGGAGACATCTGCTTCCTAATTGTCTTGCGCTACGTAGCGGTGTGGGTGGGTGCCGAGGTGCGCACGGCCAAGCGAGGCTATGCCATGATCCTCTGGTTCCTTTACATCTTTGTGCTGGAAATCAAGGTCTACTTTGTGTATCAAAACTACAAGGCGGACAGGAAGAGCTTGGATGCTCTCGCAAGGAAGGCACTCACATTGCTGCTGTCCGTCTGCATTCCGTTGCTGTTTGTGGTGCTGGTTGCTATCGACCATATGGAGTATGTGCGCGCTTTCAAGAAACGTGAGGAGATCCGGAACCGTCTCTTCTGGGTGGTGGTGGACTTGCTGGATATTCTGGACATCCAGGCCAACCTGTGGGAGCCGCAGAAAAAGGGACTCCCTCTGTGGGCGGAAGGGTTGATGTTCTTCTACTGCTACATCCTCCTGCTCGTTCTGCCCTGCGTGTCCTTGAGCGAGATCAGCATGCAGGGCATCAACATTGTGCCCCACAAGATGCTCCTGTACCCCATCCTCAGCCTGGTGACCATCAACATCATCACGCTCTTCATCCGCGGTGGGAACATGATTCTGTACAGGGACGCCAGGGTTTCTGGGATCCTGATAGGAAAGAACATCCTGGCCATCATCCTAAAGACCTGCAGCTTTGTGCAGTACAGGAGACAGTTGCAGAACGCTCCTCCTGCCTTTGGGGTTGAGCTGCAGAAAAACTCTGGGGCCCACGCTCGCcctgcccccaccccacctcaAGTGGTCATCCAGGACCAGACGGCCCTTCCCGAGGTGACGACGTGTGAACACACATGA